Proteins from a single region of Cryptococcus neoformans var. grubii H99 chromosome 5, complete sequence:
- a CDS encoding exosome complex component RRP41, whose translation MAASRVEILNDGGLRQDARRPYELRSTSFQLSTHPSSDGSSTATQGLTTVAVSVFGPREPRNRGLASHDRAVVSVEVGVVPWAAGAGARRTRGDKRLQEIGAAIRQTFEPVIMTHLYPRSEIAIHVQVLSADGGILPTSINATTLALIDAGISLLDYVSSISIGLHLLQPLLDLSQPEESDLPSLVIASLPSSGKITLAQMETRLHVDRFEEMLTLGVEACKVLKEEMDGVVKDRTERIVERRSVKVGGQGTGQGGEMVIDD comes from the exons ATGGCTGCTTCAAGAGTAGAAATCCTCAACGACGGAG GCCTCAGACAAGATGCCCGCCGTCCATACGAACTCCGATCCACATCCTTCCAGCTATCCACGcacccttcttctgatGGCTCGTCTACTGCCACGCAAGGCCTCACCACTGTAGCAGTCTCTGTATTTGGGCCCCGGGAACCTAGGAATAGAGGTTTGGCGAGCCATGATCGTGCGGTTGTAAGCGTCGAGGTCGGGGTAGTTCCGTGGGCTGCTGGAGCAGGAGCCAGACGGACAAGGGGCGATAA ACGATTACAGGAGATAGGAGCTGCGATCAGACAAACGTTTGAACCTGTCATTATGACACACTTATACCCTCGAAGCGAGATCGCAATCCACGTTCAAGTTCTTTCCGCAGATGGAG GGATTCTTCCTACATCCATCAATGCCACTACCCTCGCTCTGATCGATGCGGGTATATCCCTCCTTGACTATgtctcctccatttccatcgGCCTACATCTCCTCCAACCCCTCCTCGATCTTTCACAACCTGAAGAATCCGatctcccttccctcgtCATTGCATCTCTCCCGTCCTCTGGTAAAATCACATTAGCACAAATGGAGACACGACTTCATGTCGACCGGTTTGAGGAAATGCTCACTTTAGGCGTAGAAGCCTGCAAGGtcttgaaggaagagatggatggagtAGTGAAAGATCGGACAGAAAGAATTgttgagagaaggagtgTAAAGGTCGGAGGACAAGGGACAGGGCAAGGAGGGGAGATGGTTATCGACGATTGA